TCATAGACCAGGACCCAAAAGCGCTCTGTATGGAAGCGATCGTTGAGGTGCCTGGCCGTGAAGGCTAGGGTCGACTTCCAATCTTCGTCGGAGTAGATGGCGCGGGCAATCTGGGCTGTCAAAATCTGGTCAGAGCGGGTTTGCTGAATGGCCGCTTCCATATCTTCGAGGGGAGCCATCAGGGCCACGAGCTGCGCCGCGCCCCGCATGTAGCGCTTTTCTTCGTCAGCCCAAATGCGGGGCTCGTTGCCCTCGACCGCCAAAAAGCCAATCAGCTCATCCTGGAACAGGATCGGCGCTGCCAGGAGCGATCGCGCCCGGATCAGCTGCATCAGCCGCCCGGTCACCTCCGCCTTGAGGGAGCTGTGGGCCTCTCCGATCGAGACCAGCTGATCGGAGACCAGCGCCTGATAAAACCCGCCCACCTCCTGGACCGTGATGCCCGAGACGGCCTGAGCGGCTTCGCTAAAGGCCGCCGCTTTGCGCAGGTTGCCGACGCGCCGCCAAAAATAGCGCCGCTTGCGCTCAAACCAGTAAATATTGGTGCGGGACGGAGCGATGAAGCGGTGGGTTTCCTCGACGATGGCCTCCAGGCGCTGGGGAAAGTCGGGGAGCGATCGCAGCGAAGCCAGCAGACGCAGCAGCGGCTCATCGGGGTGCTTGGTTTGCTCCCGCTGCCAGTCCACCTCGATCTTGTGAAAAACCGTCGCCAGCTCTCCCAGCACGATCGACAGCCGCGCCTTCTCCTCGGCGCTGGGGGACACACCCCACAGAGACGAGCCCAGGAGCACCACGCCATAGCAAATGTCGCGGTAGCGGATCGGAAAAATGATGGTTCCCTGAATATTCAGGTTGCGGGCCAAGCGTCGCCATTCCCCGGCGCGCATTTCTTCGCGCAGATCGGGCACCCCCACGGGCCGCTGCTCGATCACCACCTGCTCCAGCAAATCGCCGGGCTGCAGCATGAAGCGCTTATTCAAAAAGGCCACGTCGTTGTTGGGAATGAGGCCCCCTTTGCCGATCATGCAGTGATCGAGGCGATCGTAGAGGCCCAGCCACAGCAGGCTGTAGTCACAGGCTGTCTGGAGATAGCTCAGAGTCGTCTCCACGAGAACCGTCGTGTTCTCTTCCTCCCGCAAGGTTTGGAGAACCCGTCCCAGGGCAACAAGCTGTTTTTCGTAGGCGTTCGGTTCTTTGGGTTGACCCATATCTTCAGCTCCCCTGTGTGAGGGAGGTTCATCATCATCCAAGGGAAACGGGCAAGCTCTACTTTAAGCGCTGAGCACAGCAGCGGGGGCGATCGCCACAAGACCAGCAGCAGAGCGAGGAAGCGATAGGGGCATTGGCTGGGTTTTGCTAGCCGGGGATTTGCCAAGGAAGACCTCAGAGTGCGCTGAAACTGCTGGCAGGTCTAGAGCCGCCTGTTCCACCGTTTTGCCCAATACCAATGCACTAGAGCTGATTTGTTTTTATACATTTATCATTGCCATCGCCAACGTAGATGCACTCAAGCGAACAGCAAATTTTGATGCAGAGGCTGCCGGGAAGAGAGCCGAGAGCGATCGCTAGAGTCGGGGTCCAGGAGGCTGATACTATGGCCTAGGGGCGATCGCACCGAGGCCACACGCGATGGGTCACGGGGATTCGTCCTTTCAATCTGCCCTTGTGTGTTGTCAAAAACGCTGCGCCCTTGGATATCTATCAAGCCGGTATACGTCCTATTTTGTTCTCTGGACTGAAAGTTGATCCAGAGTGGTTGCACCAACAGTCTATTCGCACTCTGCGGCAGCTTCACCAAAGCAGCTTAAATCCGGCCAGTGCCTGGATGGAGAACCGCCTGGCTCAGTCTTGCCGATGGGAGGACGAAAGACTCTCCCAGCAGGTCTGGGGCTTGAACTTTGAGAATCCCGTGGGGCTGGCCGCTGGCTTTGACAAGGATGGCTTGGCCGCTGGCATTTGGTCTTCCCTGGGCTTTGGGTTTGCGGAGTTGGGTACGGTCACGCTGCACGCTCAGCCCGGCAATCCGCGTCCCCGTTTGTTTCGGCTGCCCCTCGACCAAGCGGCGCTCAACCGCATGGGGTTCAACAATCAGGGCGCCGCTGCCCTCGCGAGCAACCTCCAAGGGCTGTGGCAGCAGCGATCGCGGCAAATTCCCATTGGCATCAATCTGGGTAAGTCTAAGGTAACACCGCTCGAAGAGGCGGCAGCGGACTACGAGGGCAGCTTCCGGCAGCTCCAAGAACTGGGCGACTACTTTGTGGTGAACGTGTCTTCGCCCAATACCCCAGGACTGCGATCGCTCCAGGCCACAGATCAGCTCGCGCCTATTTTGGAGGCGCTCCAGCAGGCCAACACGACCCGCAAGCCGCTGCTGGTGAAGATCGCCCCGGATCTCGAGTGGGAGGCGATCGCCGACGTGATCGCCCTCGCCCAGCGCTACCAGCTCGCCGGCATCATCGCCACCAACACCACCATTCGCCGCGACAACCTGCGCACCCAGATCATCGAGCAGACCGGCAACCCCGTCACCGAAGAAGCCGGCGGCATCAGCGGCGCTCCCGTTCGCCAGCGCTCCACCGAGGTGATTCGCTTCATCTATCAGCAGACCCAGGGCAGCCTGCCGATCATCGGCGTGGGCGGCATCTTCACCGCCGAGGACGCCTGGGCCAAAATCACCGCCGGAGCCACCCTCATTCAGGTCTACACCGGCTGGATCTACGAAGGCCCCTGGATGGTGCGGCGCATTCTCGAAGGCCTCGTCCGCCAGCTCGACGCCCACGGCCTGACGCACCTGCACGAGGCGGTAGGCCTCGATCACCGGCGCTGATCCCCTGCCCGCTAGGACAAACCTCCCCCAAACCCCGCCTCAAAAACGTTCTCGGCCAATTTGCAGCCAAATCGAGTGTGTACAATCCCTCGCAAAATGGTATGAAAAGTAGGGTGTCATTGGGGCGGTAGGACGTTGGTGAACAGTTGGTGGGAAATTCAGGTTCTCTGTGACGCTGCCCTAGACGATTTGATCTTTTGGCGCCTGGAGGAGTTTGGCTGTCGGGGCACCTCCAACGAGGTCAAAGGACACAGCTATTTGGTCCGCGCCTATCTGCCGCAGGAAGACGCTCAGCTTCTGGATTTGGCGGCCCTGGCCATCAACCTGCGCCAGGACGCGCTGTCGGTGGGCCTGCCGGTCCCGGTCACCCAGTGGAATCTGATCGATGAAGAGGACTGGTCCAGCAGTTGGAAAGACCACTGGCAACCAGAGGAAATCGGCGATCGCTTTTTGATCAACCCTGCCTGGATTCCGGTTCCGGAGGGGACCGATCGTCTGGTGATTCGCCTGGATCCAGGGGCGGCCTTTGGCACCGGCGCCCACGCCACCACCCAGCTTTGCCTAGAGTCTCTAGAAATGCGCCTGGGCGATCGCGAAGAGGCCAGCCAAAAGATCATTGCCGACGTGGGCTGCGGCTCCGGCATTCTCTCCATTGGCGCGCTGCTCTTGGGAGCCCAGCGGGTTTACGCCGTCGACACCGACAGCATGGCCATCAAGGCCACAATGAGCAACCGCAAACTCAACGGCCTCGACGCCGACCGGCTGATCGCTGAGCGGGGCAGCATGCAGCAGCTGATTGAGCTGTGCCCCGAGCCCGTTGACGGTTTTTTGTGTAATATTTTGGCGGAAATTGTCATTGATTTGACGCCCCACTTCGGGGCGATCGCCAAGCCGGGCACCTGGGGAATCATCAGCGGGGTGCTGATGGACCAGGCAAAACCCGTCGCAGACACCCTCGAGCAAAACGGCTGGATCGTCGCGACCCTCTGGCGACGCCAGGAATGGTGCTGCTTCAATATCCGCCGCGCCTAGCCGCCCCCATCAGACCCCCGTTAAGACATAGAAGCGCACATAGGCCACAGCGTACAGACCGTTCACCACGGCCAGCAGCACCCGCCCCCCAGGCGCAGCGCCCCGCCACAGCAGCACCATCGCCCCCAGGACGAGCAGCGCTTCTGCCAGGGCGACCCACTGGCCGTAGTGTCGGGGGTCCCAGTAGGAGAGCGGGCTAAAAAAGCGGTAGTCCGTCAGGGGCCAGAAATGCCGGTGGGCGTCCTCGCTGTGGACGGGCAGATCGAGCAGAGAGTGAAGCAAGAGGCTCACGCACAGGAGCTCGGCCCCGGCATGATTTTGGCTGCGGGCGATCGCCCACCCCGCCAGCGCCAGGGGCATCGAATGGGCGATCGCCACCACGTCCTGCCAAAACGGCTGGAAATAAATTTCGGACCAGATTTTGTTGGGCGGCTGGCCATACACCCAGCGCTGCAGACCATAAAAGGCAAAAATCGGCAGGTCTGGCAGCACCGAGCCCAGCAACACGGGCCAGGGGTGATTTTGGGCGCGATCGAGCAGCACCAGGTTCAAGATCGCGTGGCTGGGGGTGTTCATGGCTGCGCGGCGGGCTGCGTAGGCTGCCAGCGATGCACCGTCAGCTCGAGCCCCGCAATTTCCAGCTCGTCGCGCTTCCACAGCTGCGCTTGGGCAGGCCGGGGCTGCCAGCGCTGGTAGGCCGTCTCCGTCAGCAAAATTTCGTTTCGCAGGGCTAGGTCCTCGCCCAGCTTAGAGGCAAGGTTTACTTCCTCGCCGTAGACGTCTTCGCTGGCGATCGCCAGGGTTTCGCCATAGCCGATGCCGATGCTCGCGCCCTGGCCCTTGGCCACCAGCGTCCGCAGGATATCCGCCGCCGCCGCCACGGCCTGATCTACGTCGGGAAACACCGCCAGCACGTTATCCGCGTCAGCTTTGAGCATCTGGCCGCCGTGGCGGCGGATCAAGGGCACCGCGACGCTGCGCTGCCGCTGGATCATCGCCAGGGTTGGCACAATGCCCAGCTCCGCCGCCGTGCGCGAAAACCCCGCCATGTCGATCATCATCACGGCCTGAGTTTTGCCAAAAATCTGCCAGATTTCTTGATCGATGGCCTCTACTGCTTCTAGATGGGCGTTGCGCCGCTCCAGCAGCTGCTCTAGGGTCTCCGCCGTTGGGGGCGGCTCCGCAGCGAGCAGGGGGAGCGCTGGGCCGCCAGACACAGAAGCGGCGATCGCCCCACCCATCAACATCCCCAACACGGCGCGGTGATTCAACACAGATTGCTCCATAGTGGCGCTCAGGGCACAAGGAAAACGACAAAAAACCTGATCCAGTGCCCCGCGATCGCTACAGGACGCTTTGCAGTCGCGAGATTAGCTGCTCTGCCTGCATCACCCCCTCAAGGCGATCCACCGGCTGTCCTTGCTTGAACACGACCAAGGTCGGCAGCGCCTGGATACCATAGCGAGAGGCTAGCTGGGGATAGCGATCGGTGTCAATCTTCACCACCTTGAGGCGGCCGCTCAGGCGGTGCTGCACCTGCTCCAAAATCGGGGCCATCATCTGGCATGGCCCGCACCACGCGGCATAAAAATCCACCAGCAGCGGCACCTCCGACTCCGCCAGCAAATCCTGAAAGCTCGTAAATTGCTTTTTGATCGCCATGGAGTTTTTCCTCCAACAGAGCACGTTTGGGCCTATGCTAGCGCAGATTCTGGCCACGCTTGGGCAGGGCCTGGTCGCGGCAATTCGCGGGCAGTCTCAGTCCCTTTGCCGTTTTGTGATTGAATGAGCTCTTGTGAATTGGTGCTTTTTAGAAGGAAGAAATTGGGATGGAAGCCTTGCCAGAAAAGCTGCAACGGTTACGGGGACAGGTCGCGATTGTCACGGGGGGTTCACGGGGGATTGGCCGAGCCACGGCGATCGCCCTCGCAGCAGAAGGCGCCCACATCGTGGTCAACTACGCCAGCTCCAGCACCGCCGCTGACGAAGTCGTCGCCGAAGTCCAGGGCATGGGCGTCGAGGCGATCGCCGTCCAGGCGGACGTGTCCAGCGCGGAGCAAGTGGACGCCCTGGTCGAAGCAGCCATGAGCCGCTGGGGCCACGTTGACGTCTTGGTCAACAACGCGGGCATCACTCGGGACACCCTGCTGCTGCGCATGAAGCCCGAGGATTGGCAAGCCGTGATCAATCTGAACCTGACCGGCGTTTTCCTCTGCACCCGCGCCGTCAGCAAAATCATGCTCAAGCAGCGCTCCGGCCGCATCGTGAATATCACCTCTGTCGCAGGCCAGATGGGCAATCCCGGCCAAGCCAACTACAGCGCCGCTAAGGCGGGCGTGATTGGCTTCACCAAAACCGTGGCCAAGGAACTGGCCAGTCGCGGGATCACCGTGAACGCGGTCGCGCCCGGCTTCATCGCCACCGACATGACCCACAGTCTGGACGCCGAGGGCATTCTCAAGTTCATTCCCCTGGGACGCTACGGTCAGCCCGAGGAAGTGGCCGGCCTGATTCGCTTCCTGGCCGCCGATCCGGCAGCGGCCTACATCACCGGCCAAGTCATGAACGTCGATGGCGGCATGGTAATGGCGTAGTATATCCCGGTCTTTTTCCGACCCAGCGTCGCCCTCCGGGCGGCGTGGACTGCGGAATCCAGAAGATGAAGGGCTCGAGTTTCTCAAATTAGAACTCGAGCCCTTTTTGCCGGAGACATTGGCCAAAGATCGATTAATTTATTGGCGCTAATCCACTAGCGCGAGAGCGATCGCGCGTAGTCAATCTCATCGACGGCAAACAGCTCGGGAGATGGCCCCTGGAGCTGGGCGATCGCCCGCCACTCTGCCGCAACCGCCTGGGGCACCCGGATCTCCAGGGCCGTCCCGTCGGTCAGGGGCACCCGGAGCTGAAATCGCTCCGAGGGCAGCTGGTCTAGGAGGGGCAGTAGGTCATACTGCCCCACGCTGGGGGCCGGGGCATCCTGCTGAAACAGGTCGGGCGATCGCAGGACTGCCCCTGTGGTGCTCTCGATCTCGAGGGGCTGGGGATGGGCGATCGCCACCGCGCCCGGAAAGCCCACCAGACGCAGGCCCAGCTCTGCGGGCGTCGGTTCGCCCCGCCGAAACAGCACCACCTGCCACGATCGCCCCTCGCGATCGCGCAGGGTGTTCCAGGACTTGTAGAGCAGGTGGTCCGGCGCCTCCTGGGCCAGGCGCAGCTCAGCGTGTCCAGCAGGGGCGATCGCCAGCCCACCCAGCCAAAGAACGAGGCCCAGAAACCAGGTCATACCAATGCTTTGCCAACGCCGAAGGCCCATCGCCACACCTCCCAAAACAAGGGGTTAACCGAGCATTAGAGATACTTTTGCAGCAGCAGCTTCATCCGCTCTTTGGTCGCTGCGGGCACCTTGTCCAGCGGCGTCAAAATCGCGTACTTCAGCGCCGAGTGGGCCTCAGAGACCGGCGGATTTTCGCTCAGGCGGCGCACCGTCTCGCGAATCACCTGCTGGGCATTGGTGGCGTTGCGGTGCAGGTTGGCGACCACCATATCCACCGTCACGCTGTCGTGGTCGGGGTGCCAGCAGTCGTAGTCCGTCACCAGCGCCAGAGTCGCATAGGCGATTTCCGCTTCGCGCGCCAGCTTGGCCTCCGGCACATTGGTCATGCCGATCACCGTGGCGCCCCAGCTGCGGTACAGATTCGACTCCGCCTTAGTCGAGAAAGCTGGCCCCTCCATGCAAACATAGGTGCCGCCCTTGTGCAGCGTCACCTCCGGCAGATCCAGGCTCTCGACCGCCTCTGCCAGGATTTTAGCCAGGTGGCCGCACACCGGATCGCCAAAGGCGATGTGGGCCACGATGCCGTCCCCAAAGAAGGTCGAAATCCGGTTGCGGGTCCGGTCAATAAACTGATCCGGGATCACCATGTCGAGGGGCTTGGCTTCTTGCTTGAGAGAGCCCACGGCCGACGCCGAAATCAAGTACTCAACGCCCAGGCTCTTCATGGCGTAGATATTGGCCCGGAAGGGAAGCTCAGTGGGGGTGAGGTGGTGGTTGCGACCGTGGCGCGCCAAAAAGGCCACCCGCGTGCCATCCAGAGTTCCGACGATCAGCGCATCCGAGGGATCGCCAAAGGGCGTCTCGACCCGCACTTCCTCAATGTCCTTGAGGGCTTCCATCTTGTAAAGGCCGCTGCCCCCGATAATGCCAATCTTTGCCTGCGCCATAAATTCTTCAGTTCGCTTGAGAGGGTGATAACCGTAGCCATTCTACAATCCCGTGGTTTGGCGCAGTCTAGGAGCCAAAGGGATCGGGGCGCAGAAGCCAAAAGGCCGTGGAGGTCTGGCCCGAGTCGTCAGGCTCAATCAGCAAAAAGTGCAGTCCCTGGCTGGCCTGCTGGCGCTCCTCGTAGGTGCGAGCCGCTGCGGCCATGTCGGGGTCTGTGGTCGTGGCGATCACCCAGCGATCGCTCAGGCCCGCTTCGAGGATCAGGCCGTCCGGGTCGCCCGTCCGGTAGTGGAGCGACACGGGCTGATGGGCCTGGAGCCAGCGGGCAATCTGGAGCGATCGCCGACCGCCTTCGAGGATGACGCCCGGAATGGGGGTCGTGGAGGCCAGCCCCAGCTGCACCGGCAGCAGCTCCGTGGGCATCTCCAAAATCGGCACCGGGCGATGCCGAAAGACCGAAATCAGATCCCCAGCGGCCATCGCCCCAAACCGCCAGCGATCGCCCCACAGCGTCTCGGGCAAAGGCGCAGGGGGCGCTTTCTCGATGTAGAGGGGCTGGTACGCTTCGCTGGAATACTCCGGCATCTGGGCGTAGGCCGAGGCGCGCGCCAGCAGCGCTGCCTTGATGGCCGGGGTGCGCCGCGTTCCTTCGACAGCGATTCCTAAGGGCTCGCAGGCCACCTGGAGCAGGCTCAGGGACTGGGGCCGAAACACCCGCAGGCGCTCTGGAGGCGTCACTCCCGCCGCAAAGTGCGATCGCAGCTGCCCCGTGAGCCAAGCCGCCGTTGCGTCCGGCTGAGGGCACATCGCACTCAAGATCAGCTGCCGCTGCTGATCACAGAGCAGCAGCTCCCAGAGAGGCTGGCCCGCCGCGTTTCGCAGCGGACGACGATAAAAATCCGCTTCCCAGATCGTCATTTCAGTTGGGGATCGTAGGGGGACCAGACCCAGCGCCACAGCGGGTGCACCGGACCCTGGTGCCGAATTTTGCGCACCTGTTTTTCTAGGCGTCGCTGCTCAACACGCGGCAGATCAAACAGAATATTTCGGCTCTGCCAGACCAAGACCGACAGCAGCATACCAATGCAGAAAGCGATGCCCAAGGTCGCCACCGGATGGTACACCAAGCCATAGCGCACTGCTGACCAGGTAAAGTACTCGCGCCACAGAGCAAATTCGCCCCGCAGCCGCCACAGACTCGCTGGCGCGATCGTCATCCACAAGATCCCCACCCACAGCCACCGCAAGCCCACCGTGATTCGGTGCAGGCGCCACGCCTGCAGCCGGAGGTCCGGCTCAACAGCCTTGAAGTGCAGGTAGGGATCAGGGAAGGGCGCAGGCATAGTCACGCGCGTTCAGCAATTGCCTTCAAAATTTCGGCAGCCAGGAGCAAAAGCGCGATCGCCGCCTGGCAACCCAAGGGCGATCGCGCGATCGATCGTTTAGGACTCTTCAGCCGTCGTCTCTTCAGCCGGACCTTCTGTCGCCACCACTGGCTGCAGCGTCGTGCGGCCAGTGCGCTCTCGCCACCAGGCCAGCATGGAGCTAGCGATAAAGATACTGGAGTACACCCCTGTCAAAAAGCCAATAATCAGCGCCAGGGAGAAGTACTTGAGCGTCGATCCGCCAAACCAGAAAATCGCCACCAGGGGCAAAATCGTGGTCAAAGAGGTATTGATCGAGCGCGTCAGTGTTTGGTTAACCGCATCGTCCACAACCTCAGCAATGTGCTTGGTTGGGTTTTGCTGGATGACCTCTCGCACCCGGTCATAGATGACCACTGTGTCATTGACCGAGAAACCAATAATCGTGAGCAGCGCCACGATAAAGAGGCTGTCAACCTCAGTTCCCAAGGTCAGGCCCAAAATGGCGAAGACGCCGACCGTCAGCAGGACATCATGGACTAGAGCCACGATGGCGAAGAAAGCGTAGTCAAACTGGAAGCGGAAGGTCAGGTAGACGATGATGCCAACGAAGGAAATGATCAGCGCCAGCATGCCGGAGATAAAGAGCTGGCGACCCAGGGTCGGACCCACGGAGTCAATCTGCGATCGCTCCGTGTCAAAGGTTCCCAACTCCTGCTCTAGGAGTCCCTGGAGCTCCAGTCGCTCCTCAGGAGAGAGGCTCGTCGTCTGGATCAAAACGCCCTGGCGATTCTCGCCAGTGACCTGAATGCTCCCAGTCAGATCTTTTTGATCTAGAATCTGGCGCACCGCCGCCGGGTCAATCGCCTTGGGCTCGTTGGAGTTTGGCTGCGTGCAGTTGTTGGGGACGGTGCAGTCGAGCTCTAGCTGCACCCGCGTCCCGCCCACAAAGTCCAGTCCAGGCCGCAGGGGCGTGCCGATGGTGGCCCAAGAAATCCCCATCGCCAACAAACCGCCCAGCAAAATCGCGACCGAGCTCACCCACCAGTAGCGGCGGTTTTTGTTGATTTCTAGTTTCATCCTGTCACCTCCAGCTTGGGGCAGTACCAGGCCGGCTTCCGCAAAGACGGCATGCTAATGGCAAACAGCAGCAAGGTGCGGCTACAGGTAACGGCTGTGAACATGCTCGTCAGGACGCCGATCGCCAGGGTCAGCGCAAAGCCTTTGACCAGGCCGGAGCCCAGCCAAAACAGCGCTCCACAAGCAATCAGGGTAGTCACGTTACTGTCCAGAATGCTCGAGAAGGCGCGGTAAAATCCAGATTCCACGGAGCGGAAGAGGGTTTTGCCGACGCGCAGCTCTTCCCGCATCCGCTCAAAAATCAAGACGTTGGCGTCGACAGCCATCCCGATGCTGAGAATGAAGCCTGCAATTCCCGGTAGGGTGAGGGTCACGCCCACGAGCTTGAACGCCGCCAGGGTCAATAGGGCGTAGATCAGCAGAGACAGATTCGCGACGAGTCCCGGCAAGCGGTAGTAAACGCCCATGAAGATTAAGACCAGCACCAAGCCGCCGATACCCGCGTAGAGGCTACGGTTGATGCTGTCGCGGCCCAGGGTAGCGCCCACGGTCCGGTTTTCCACGATCTCGACGGGCACAGGCAAAGCGCCCCCGCGCAGCTGGACCGCCAGGTCCGTGGCCCTCTCCGCGTTGAAGCTGCCGGTGATCACGGCGCGACCGCCCGCGATTCCGGTCTGGGCAAATTCGACGCCCACGGTAGGTGCGCTAATCAGCACTTCATCCAAGAAGATGCCGATGCTGCGCCCCGTGCCCGCCAAGGACTTGGTGAGCTCCGCAAAGCGATCGCCGCCTTGCCCGTCAAAGACAATGGCCACTTCCCAGCGATCGCCCGCGCCAGTCGGCTGGGGGCTCGCATCGGTCAGGTTTTCACCATTGAGGCCCACCTTCTCAAACAGCGGCTCGATCGCCTCATTGCTGCGACGCAAAGCAGCCTGAACTTCTTCGATTTTCGCCAGATCGTCAGCCTGCCGAGCCTCGGCCAGATTTTTCTCGAGCTCTTGGCGCACCAGCAGCTCTGCTTGCAGTTGGCCTTCGGTGCCAGGTCGCTGACGACGGAAGTCGAGCTGAGCCGTGCCGCCCAAGACTCGCTCCGCCTGCTCCGGATTGCTGACGCCCGGCAGCTGCACCACGATCTGGTCACTGCCCGAGGTCTGAATAATCGGTTCTGAAACGCCCAAACCGTTGACGCGGTTTTCGATCACCCGCTTCACCCCTTCGAGGACCTCGGGCGTGATTTCTTTCACGTTCTCCGAGGGGTTGAGCTGAATGGTGAGCTGCGCTCCGCCGCGCAAATCGAGGCCCAGGGGCAAGAATTCTCGCTTGCCATTTTCATTGGGCCAAAACAAAAGGGCGATCGCCGCCAAAATGAGGGCGAAAATTAAAATCAAAACAGAACGCTGTTTTCCCATACCAAGTCCCGCAGCGATAACAGCTATCTTACAGTGGCTCCTCAGAGCGCCTAGGACTGCCCAAAGCAGCTCCCAAGCGGACCCCTAGGCCACAAATCTTTCTAACTTGGGCGGCTAAAAGCCGTCAGACCCAAGGTTTCTTTTGATCATTTTCATCTTAAGGATAGGGCCAACGATAGCGCTGGCCCCACCCAGCGCTCAGCTGATCTAGACGCGCAGAGCCACCATCTTGCGGACGGCCTCTACGATGTCCTCAGGCTGCACAATGGTCAGCCGCTCCAAAGCACCGTTGTAGGGAGTCGGGATGTCCTGGGAGGACATCCGCAGTACCGGGGCATCGAGCTCATCAAAGAAGCGATCGTTGATGGAGGCGACGATTTCTGCACCGATTCCGCCAGTCCGCATGCACTCCTCAACCACGATGACGCGGTGAGTTTTGCGAATGGATTCGCCAATGGTGTCAAAGTCCAGCGGCTTGAGGGAAATCAAGTCGATGACTTCCGGGTCAAAGCCTTCTTTTTCGAGGGTTTTGAGCGCCTGGGTGACGTGGTGGCGCATCCGGGAATAGGTGAGGATGGTGACATCCTTGCCGCGCCGGACGATCTCTGCTTTGTCGAGGGGCAGGACATACTCCTCGTCGGGCAGGTTTTCCTTGAGGTTGTACAGGAGGACGTGCTCGAAGAAGAGCACCGGGTTGTCGTCTCGGATGGCGGCTTTGAGCAGGCCTTTGGCGTTGTAGGCCGTGGAGCAAGCAACGATCTTGAGGCCAGGGACGGCCTGGAAGTAAGCCTCGAGGCGCTGGGAGTGCTCAGCGCCGAGCTGACGACCGACACCGCCCGGTCCGCGAATCACCATGGGGATTTTGTAGTTGCCGCCCGAGGTATAGCGGAGCATCCCGGCGTTGTTGGCGATTTGGTTGAAGGCCAGGAGCAAAAAGCCCATGTTCATGCCCTCGATGATGGGGCGCAGGCCAGTCATGGCGGCGCCAACGGCCATGCCGGTAAAGCTGTTTTCGGCGATCGGGGTGTCGAGGACCCGCAAGTCGCCGTATTTCTTATACAGATCCTTGGTGACCTTGTAGGAACCGCCGTAGTGACCGACGTCTTCCCCCAGGACAAACACAGACGGATCGCGGGCCATTTCTTCGTCGACAGCCTCGCGAAGGGCGTTGAACATGAAGGTTTCTGCCATCTATAACCTCGTCAG
This genomic stretch from Geitlerinema sp. PCC 7407 harbors:
- the secF gene encoding protein translocase subunit SecF, with the translated sequence MKLEINKNRRYWWVSSVAILLGGLLAMGISWATIGTPLRPGLDFVGGTRVQLELDCTVPNNCTQPNSNEPKAIDPAAVRQILDQKDLTGSIQVTGENRQGVLIQTTSLSPEERLELQGLLEQELGTFDTERSQIDSVGPTLGRQLFISGMLALIISFVGIIVYLTFRFQFDYAFFAIVALVHDVLLTVGVFAILGLTLGTEVDSLFIVALLTIIGFSVNDTVVIYDRVREVIQQNPTKHIAEVVDDAVNQTLTRSINTSLTTILPLVAIFWFGGSTLKYFSLALIIGFLTGVYSSIFIASSMLAWWRERTGRTTLQPVVATEGPAEETTAEES
- the secD gene encoding protein translocase subunit SecD, which translates into the protein MGKQRSVLILIFALILAAIALLFWPNENGKREFLPLGLDLRGGAQLTIQLNPSENVKEITPEVLEGVKRVIENRVNGLGVSEPIIQTSGSDQIVVQLPGVSNPEQAERVLGGTAQLDFRRQRPGTEGQLQAELLVRQELEKNLAEARQADDLAKIEEVQAALRRSNEAIEPLFEKVGLNGENLTDASPQPTGAGDRWEVAIVFDGQGGDRFAELTKSLAGTGRSIGIFLDEVLISAPTVGVEFAQTGIAGGRAVITGSFNAERATDLAVQLRGGALPVPVEIVENRTVGATLGRDSINRSLYAGIGGLVLVLIFMGVYYRLPGLVANLSLLIYALLTLAAFKLVGVTLTLPGIAGFILSIGMAVDANVLIFERMREELRVGKTLFRSVESGFYRAFSSILDSNVTTLIACGALFWLGSGLVKGFALTLAIGVLTSMFTAVTCSRTLLLFAISMPSLRKPAWYCPKLEVTG
- a CDS encoding alpha-ketoacid dehydrogenase subunit beta, with the translated sequence MAETFMFNALREAVDEEMARDPSVFVLGEDVGHYGGSYKVTKDLYKKYGDLRVLDTPIAENSFTGMAVGAAMTGLRPIIEGMNMGFLLLAFNQIANNAGMLRYTSGGNYKIPMVIRGPGGVGRQLGAEHSQRLEAYFQAVPGLKIVACSTAYNAKGLLKAAIRDDNPVLFFEHVLLYNLKENLPDEEYVLPLDKAEIVRRGKDVTILTYSRMRHHVTQALKTLEKEGFDPEVIDLISLKPLDFDTIGESIRKTHRVIVVEECMRTGGIGAEIVASINDRFFDELDAPVLRMSSQDIPTPYNGALERLTIVQPEDIVEAVRKMVALRV